One window of Corynebacterium sp. P3-F1 genomic DNA carries:
- the ahcY gene encoding adenosylhomocysteinase: MNQDLRQDFKVADLSLHEAGRKQIDLAEHEMPGLMQLRREYAEEQPLAGARIAGAIHMTTQTAVLIETLTSLGAEVRWASCNIFSTEDPAAAAIVVGKDGTPEDPQGVPVFAWKGETLDEYWWCMNQIFSWGERDGETLYPNMILDDGGDATMAVIKGSEFENAGAVPSAADTDSDEQVAFFSMLRETLAAEPQKWTETAKSVKGVTEETTTGVHRLYHFANEGTLPFPAMNVNDAVTKSKFDNRYGTRHSVIDGLNRGTDMLIGGKKALVCGYGDVGKGVAEALNGQGAIVSVTEVDPINALQALMDGYRVVTVDEAIGEADIIITATGNLGIITFDDMLKMKDHAVLGNIGHFDNEIDMASLLHREDVARLNIKPQVDQFTLPNGNSIIVLSEGRLLNLGNATGHPSFVMSNSFADQTIAQIELFTNNGQYENEVYRLPKILDEKVARIHVEGLGGTLTELTKEQAEYIGVDVAGPFKPEHYRY, from the coding sequence ATGAACCAGGATCTCAGACAGGACTTCAAGGTCGCCGACTTGTCTTTGCACGAGGCGGGGCGCAAGCAGATCGACTTGGCCGAGCACGAGATGCCGGGCCTGATGCAGTTGCGCCGCGAGTACGCTGAGGAGCAGCCGCTGGCTGGTGCCCGTATCGCGGGTGCGATCCACATGACCACCCAGACGGCGGTGCTCATTGAGACCCTGACCTCTTTGGGTGCGGAGGTGCGCTGGGCATCCTGCAACATTTTCTCCACCGAGGATCCAGCCGCCGCCGCCATCGTGGTGGGCAAAGACGGCACTCCGGAGGACCCGCAGGGCGTGCCCGTCTTCGCGTGGAAGGGCGAGACCCTCGACGAGTACTGGTGGTGCATGAACCAGATCTTCAGCTGGGGCGAGCGCGACGGTGAAACGCTGTACCCGAACATGATTCTGGACGATGGCGGCGACGCCACGATGGCAGTGATCAAGGGCTCCGAGTTTGAAAACGCCGGCGCTGTGCCATCCGCCGCCGACACGGATTCCGACGAGCAGGTCGCCTTCTTCAGCATGCTCCGTGAGACTCTCGCCGCCGAGCCGCAGAAGTGGACTGAGACCGCGAAGTCCGTCAAGGGCGTGACGGAGGAGACCACCACTGGTGTCCACCGCCTCTACCACTTCGCCAACGAGGGCACGCTGCCGTTCCCGGCGATGAATGTCAACGACGCGGTGACCAAGTCCAAGTTCGACAACCGCTACGGCACCCGCCACTCCGTCATCGACGGCCTCAACCGCGGCACCGACATGCTCATCGGAGGCAAGAAGGCGCTTGTCTGCGGCTACGGCGACGTGGGCAAGGGCGTGGCTGAGGCTCTCAACGGCCAGGGCGCGATCGTCTCCGTCACCGAGGTCGACCCGATCAACGCCCTGCAGGCGCTCATGGACGGTTACCGCGTGGTCACCGTCGATGAGGCGATCGGCGAGGCCGACATCATCATCACCGCCACCGGCAACCTGGGCATCATCACCTTTGACGACATGCTGAAGATGAAGGACCACGCTGTGCTGGGCAACATCGGCCACTTCGACAACGAGATCGACATGGCCTCCCTGCTGCACCGCGAGGATGTCGCCCGCCTGAACATCAAGCCGCAGGTGGACCAGTTCACGTTGCCGAACGGGAATTCCATCATCGTTCTGTCCGAAGGCCGCCTGCTCAACCTGGGTAATGCCACCGGCCACCCGTCGTTTGTCATGTCCAACTCATTTGCCGACCAGACCATCGCGCAGATCGAGCTGTTCACCAACAACGGCCAGTACGAGAACGAGGTGTACCGCCTGCCCAAGATCCTCGACGAGAAGGTCGCCCGCATTCACGTCGAAGGCCTCGGTGGCACCCTGACCGAGCTGACCAAGGAACAGGCCGAGTACATCGGCGTCGATGTGGCCGGCCCGTTCAAGCCGGAGCACTACCGCTACTAG
- a CDS encoding metallopeptidase family protein — protein MTPASADPARLPMRRDRHGRGVRGPLLPVAVPRYRTRSTAFDQAALEAYAPLQQRFFDQLTGVDLAVDTIPRMRLRPDMLMPDEIFADGPVPLGRVLQAGFDRAGNPTRARIVLFRMPIEQRTTNAIELAELLDTILTALVAHYLNLDPRDTNPRLQW, from the coding sequence ATGACTCCCGCCAGCGCCGACCCCGCTCGACTGCCCATGCGGCGCGACCGCCACGGGCGCGGCGTGCGAGGCCCGCTCCTCCCCGTTGCTGTGCCCCGCTACCGGACCCGGTCCACGGCCTTCGACCAGGCGGCGCTCGAGGCGTACGCTCCGCTCCAGCAACGGTTCTTCGATCAGCTCACCGGCGTGGACCTGGCCGTGGACACCATTCCGCGCATGCGGCTGCGCCCCGACATGCTCATGCCGGACGAGATCTTCGCCGACGGCCCCGTCCCCTTAGGCCGTGTTCTGCAGGCCGGTTTCGACCGCGCCGGCAACCCGACGCGAGCACGCATCGTTCTATTCCGCATGCCCATCGAGCAACGCACCACGAACGCCATCGAACTAGCGGAACTCCTAGACACCATCCTGACCGCCCTGGTCGCGCATTACCTGAACCTCGACCCGCGGGACACCAATCCCCGGCTCCAGTGGTGA
- a CDS encoding LCP family protein encodes MSENYRPVRDIQPAPSHVRDISQSGHPALKAALAAISVLILLISGLGYYSVGRLGGKLSSSDLSLSDNELDGEDGAVDILLVGSDSRTDAQGNPLSEEELRRLNAGEAEGELNTDTIMVIRVPNDGSRATAVSIPRDTYIHDSTYGNTKINAVYGQYANAKREELQESGEKEGKRLEEKVAQAGQQGLIDAVADLTGVEVDHYAQVGLLGFVLLTDAVGGVEVCLNEAVEEPMSGAKFPAGRSTLDGAQALAFVRQRHDLPRGDLDRIVRQQVFMASLVNEAISAGTLSNPTKMRELSNAVERSVNVDSGWDIMSLATQMSDLAAGNVTFSTIPVTSVNGTGDYGESIITVDPQQVHDFMEDLAREREEAEQPAGDGEQKADDAAAGTSASLSGASITLLNAGDTAGLAGAVGDFLEEKKLTVESVSNATPGIYASSQIVAASADDPAAKELAELLGGLPVTANESLNPGSLIVVTADDYTGPAAEDAPQEISEDNTVGTPGEDFGAAEVAPEINAGGTGPRCVN; translated from the coding sequence GTGAGCGAGAACTACCGGCCGGTGCGTGACATCCAGCCGGCCCCGTCGCACGTGCGGGATATCAGCCAGTCCGGCCACCCGGCGTTGAAGGCGGCGCTTGCCGCTATTTCCGTGCTGATCCTCCTCATCTCCGGCTTGGGTTACTACTCCGTGGGCCGACTGGGCGGGAAGCTCTCCTCGTCTGACCTGTCGCTGTCGGACAATGAGCTCGACGGCGAGGACGGTGCAGTGGACATCCTGCTTGTCGGCTCCGATTCCCGAACTGACGCGCAGGGCAACCCGCTGTCCGAGGAGGAGTTGCGGCGCCTCAACGCGGGTGAGGCCGAGGGTGAGCTGAACACGGACACGATCATGGTCATCCGCGTGCCCAACGACGGATCCCGCGCCACAGCCGTGTCCATTCCGCGCGACACCTACATCCACGATTCCACGTACGGCAACACCAAGATCAACGCGGTCTACGGCCAGTACGCGAACGCGAAACGCGAGGAGCTCCAGGAAAGCGGGGAGAAAGAAGGAAAGAGACTCGAGGAAAAGGTCGCGCAAGCAGGACAGCAGGGTCTTATCGACGCAGTGGCGGACCTCACCGGCGTCGAAGTTGACCACTACGCCCAGGTGGGCCTGCTCGGGTTCGTGCTACTGACTGACGCTGTCGGCGGAGTTGAGGTGTGCCTCAACGAGGCGGTGGAGGAGCCGATGTCCGGCGCGAAATTCCCGGCCGGCCGCTCCACCCTCGACGGAGCACAGGCCCTCGCATTCGTCCGCCAGCGCCACGACCTGCCCCGCGGCGACCTCGACCGTATTGTGCGCCAGCAAGTCTTCATGGCTTCCCTGGTCAATGAAGCGATTTCCGCGGGCACTCTGTCGAATCCAACAAAGATGCGCGAACTGTCCAACGCGGTTGAGCGTTCCGTGAACGTGGATTCCGGCTGGGACATCATGTCGCTGGCCACCCAGATGTCCGACTTGGCAGCCGGCAATGTCACCTTCTCCACCATCCCCGTCACGTCCGTCAACGGCACCGGCGACTACGGCGAATCCATCATCACCGTCGACCCGCAGCAGGTTCACGACTTCATGGAAGATCTCGCGCGCGAGCGGGAGGAAGCCGAGCAGCCTGCCGGCGACGGCGAGCAGAAGGCCGATGACGCTGCCGCGGGTACCTCCGCCTCGCTCTCCGGGGCATCCATCACTCTCCTCAATGCGGGCGACACAGCCGGCCTGGCCGGTGCCGTCGGAGACTTCTTGGAGGAGAAGAAGCTCACCGTTGAAAGCGTCAGCAACGCCACCCCGGGCATTTACGCCTCCTCTCAGATTGTCGCGGCCAGCGCCGATGACCCCGCCGCGAAGGAGCTCGCCGAACTTCTCGGCGGCCTGCCCGTCACGGCCAACGAATCCCTGAACCCTGGCTCGCTCATCGTGGTCACTGCCGACGACTACACCGGCCCCGCCGCCGAGGACGCCCCTCAGGAGATCAGTGAAGACAACACCGTGGGCACCCCGGGGGAGGACTTCGGCGCAGCGGAGGTGGCACCAGAGATCAACGCCGGCGGCACCGGCCCCCGTTGCGTGAACTAA
- a CDS encoding dTMP kinase, producing the protein MIIALEGIDGAGKNTLVRALVGELEADDAVTSVATLSFPRYDDSVHAQIAADALHGTMGDLTDSAHGMAVMFALDRYGVREELGRYAASTSEILLLDRYVASNAAYTSARTGRIDDRAWVADLEFGRLGLPRPDLQVLVDTEPETARERAAKREHLDASRTRDRYERDTALQDATFAAYSDMADTNWEGRWLRASDPQPIMQAIGALKRPPAS; encoded by the coding sequence ATGATCATCGCTCTCGAAGGAATCGACGGCGCCGGGAAGAATACTCTCGTGCGCGCACTCGTCGGTGAATTGGAAGCCGATGACGCCGTGACCAGTGTGGCCACGTTGTCCTTCCCGCGCTACGACGATTCCGTTCACGCCCAAATCGCCGCCGACGCATTGCACGGCACAATGGGGGACCTGACCGACTCGGCCCACGGCATGGCTGTCATGTTCGCCCTGGACCGGTACGGGGTAAGGGAGGAGTTGGGGCGCTACGCGGCGTCGACAAGCGAAATCTTGCTGCTCGACCGTTACGTCGCGTCGAACGCCGCGTACACGTCGGCGCGCACTGGGCGTATCGACGACCGCGCGTGGGTCGCGGACCTCGAATTCGGCCGCCTCGGACTGCCGCGGCCCGACCTGCAGGTCCTCGTGGACACCGAGCCGGAAACTGCCCGCGAGCGCGCGGCGAAACGCGAGCACCTCGACGCTTCCCGTACCCGCGACCGCTACGAACGCGACACCGCGTTGCAGGACGCGACCTTCGCCGCCTACTCCGACATGGCGGACACGAACTGGGAGGGCCGGTGGCTCCGCGCGAGCGATCCGCAACCTATCATGCAAGCTATCGGCGCATTGAAGCGCCCACCCGCCAGCTAA
- a CDS encoding glycosyltransferase family 2 protein, with translation MSATFGCDAASAATASPLAVVTVTFSPGRHLAGLADTLAASTRWETRLICADNGSTDGVPQALAAQRENVDFLPTGGNIGYGAAINAAARHLSPAREAGEINGEYFLIVNPDVEFSPGSLDALLNCAKDHPRAGAVGPRIEELDGSAYPSAREVPTLLTGIGHAVLYPVWPGNPFSKAYRAGENLTTVRPAGWLSGSCLLVRWDAFDAIGGFDERYFMYFEDIDFGDRLSRAGWDNIFCPHSVIFHDQGHSAKKHSRVTVPAHHDSAYRFQVDRHPHLWQAPVRAALWLGLQARAVIARALS, from the coding sequence GTGAGTGCGACTTTCGGATGTGATGCTGCATCGGCGGCGACGGCCTCTCCGCTGGCTGTGGTGACAGTGACGTTCTCTCCCGGGCGGCACTTGGCGGGGCTCGCGGACACGCTCGCCGCCTCAACCCGGTGGGAGACACGGCTGATCTGCGCCGATAACGGTTCCACCGACGGTGTGCCGCAGGCGCTCGCCGCGCAGCGCGAGAACGTGGATTTTCTTCCCACCGGCGGGAATATCGGCTACGGTGCGGCTATCAACGCGGCCGCCCGGCACCTTTCCCCTGCGCGTGAAGCGGGGGAGATCAACGGCGAGTACTTCCTCATCGTCAACCCCGACGTTGAGTTCAGCCCTGGGTCCCTCGACGCGCTGTTGAATTGCGCGAAAGACCATCCGCGTGCCGGTGCTGTCGGCCCGCGGATCGAGGAGCTCGACGGCTCCGCCTACCCGTCAGCGCGCGAAGTGCCCACCTTGCTCACAGGCATTGGACACGCCGTGCTCTACCCGGTGTGGCCCGGCAATCCGTTCAGCAAGGCGTATCGGGCGGGGGAGAACCTCACCACTGTGCGGCCCGCGGGCTGGCTGTCCGGCTCCTGCCTGCTCGTGCGGTGGGACGCCTTCGATGCCATCGGAGGTTTCGACGAGCGCTACTTCATGTACTTCGAGGACATTGACTTCGGCGACCGCCTCTCCCGCGCCGGGTGGGACAATATCTTCTGCCCGCATTCCGTGATCTTCCACGACCAGGGTCACTCCGCCAAGAAGCATTCGCGCGTGACTGTTCCCGCTCACCATGATTCGGCCTACCGCTTTCAGGTGGACCGCCACCCGCACCTATGGCAGGCTCCGGTGCGTGCTGCGTTGTGGCTGGGCTTGCAGGCTCGCGCCGTGATCGCCCGTGCGCTGAGCTAG
- a CDS encoding phosphomannomutase/phosphoglucomutase: MTEQTSHPRTRSREDVQAAIKAYDIRGVVEPADTATVDEDFVFDAGAAFASILRGEGETTVAVGHDMRPSSPDLADAFGRGVVSQGLDVIELGLTSTDELYFAAGVIGCAGAMFTASHNPAQYNGIKLCRTGATPVSQDSGLAEITDMLVGGVPEYAGEAGSVTQRDILGDYADFLRDLVPVPSDRKLVVAVDAANGMAGHTVPAVLGTEDNLDIRPLYFELDGTFPNHEANPLDPKNLVDLQEFVVKQNADIGLAFDGDADRCFVVDEKGEPVSPSAITALVAERTLEKSPGATIIYNAITSQAVPELIESHGGTAVRTRVGHSYIKAQMADKGALFGGEHSAHYYFAEFFNADSGMVAALHVLAALAEQDKPLSELMASYNRYAASGEINSEVADQQATMEMVVEAFADRTESVDRLDGVTVSLSGTKAWFNVRASNTEPLLRLNVEAETQDEVDALVDEVLGIIRG, translated from the coding sequence ATGACTGAACAAACGTCGCACCCCCGCACCCGCTCCCGCGAAGATGTCCAGGCCGCCATCAAGGCCTATGACATCCGTGGAGTCGTCGAACCGGCTGACACGGCCACTGTCGATGAGGACTTCGTTTTCGATGCTGGCGCCGCCTTCGCGTCGATTCTGCGCGGGGAAGGGGAGACCACCGTCGCTGTCGGCCACGACATGCGCCCCTCCTCGCCCGACTTGGCCGACGCGTTCGGCCGCGGCGTGGTCAGCCAGGGCCTCGATGTTATCGAGCTCGGCCTGACGTCTACCGACGAGCTGTACTTCGCCGCAGGCGTGATCGGGTGCGCCGGCGCGATGTTCACCGCCTCCCACAACCCGGCTCAGTACAACGGCATCAAGCTGTGCCGCACCGGTGCCACGCCCGTCTCCCAGGACAGCGGGCTGGCGGAAATCACCGACATGCTTGTTGGCGGTGTCCCGGAGTATGCGGGCGAAGCCGGTTCGGTCACCCAGCGCGACATCCTGGGCGACTACGCCGATTTCCTCCGCGATCTTGTGCCAGTGCCGAGCGACCGGAAGCTCGTCGTCGCGGTCGACGCTGCCAACGGCATGGCCGGCCACACCGTCCCGGCGGTGCTGGGCACCGAGGACAACCTGGATATCCGCCCACTCTACTTCGAGCTCGACGGGACCTTCCCCAACCATGAGGCAAACCCTCTGGATCCGAAGAATCTGGTGGACTTGCAGGAGTTCGTCGTCAAGCAAAATGCGGACATCGGCCTTGCCTTCGACGGCGACGCAGACCGCTGCTTCGTCGTCGACGAGAAGGGCGAGCCGGTCTCCCCGTCGGCGATCACGGCGCTGGTGGCCGAGCGGACGCTGGAGAAATCCCCCGGCGCGACGATCATCTACAACGCGATCACCTCGCAGGCCGTGCCGGAGCTCATCGAGTCCCACGGGGGTACCGCGGTGCGCACGCGAGTGGGGCACTCCTACATCAAGGCCCAGATGGCGGACAAGGGCGCGCTGTTCGGCGGCGAGCACTCGGCACACTACTACTTCGCCGAATTCTTCAACGCGGACTCCGGCATGGTTGCCGCCCTTCACGTCCTGGCCGCACTAGCGGAGCAGGATAAGCCGCTATCCGAGTTGATGGCCAGCTACAACCGTTATGCGGCATCGGGCGAGATCAATTCCGAGGTGGCCGATCAGCAGGCGACGATGGAGATGGTTGTCGAAGCGTTCGCCGACCGCACCGAGAGCGTCGACCGCCTCGACGGGGTCACGGTCTCCCTGTCGGGCACTAAAGCGTGGTTCAATGTTCGCGCATCCAACACCGAACCGCTCCTTCGCCTCAACGTGGAAGCGGAGACCCAGGATGAGGTCGACGCGCTTGTGGACGAAGTGCTGGGCATCATCCGCGGATAA
- a CDS encoding NDP-sugar synthase codes for MAPQASTVDPSQIDAVVLVGGQGTRLRPLTVSTPKPMLPTAGYPFLAHLLARIKAAGIEHVVMGTSYKAEVFEEYFGDGSEMGLEIEYVVEEEALGTGGAIRNVESRLRFDTAMIFNGDVLSGADLGGILQTHLDNEADVTLHLVRVPDPSQFGSVPTSADGRVEAFLEKTEAPPTDQINAGCYVFERDVIRSIPEGRVVSVERETFPGLLKSGARVFGHVDTTYWRDMGRPSDFVQGSSDLVRGIAPSPLLEGRTGESLIDDSAGVAGGAILVGGTSVGRGSTIGAGCRLDDCVVFDGVTIEPGAMIRGSIIASGTTIGANARIQDCVIGDGVNIGARCELQSGMRVWPGVDIPDLGVRFSPDA; via the coding sequence ATGGCACCTCAGGCATCCACGGTAGACCCCTCCCAGATCGACGCAGTTGTGCTCGTGGGAGGTCAGGGGACGCGGCTGCGCCCGTTGACGGTGTCCACGCCGAAGCCGATGCTGCCCACTGCCGGGTATCCGTTCCTGGCGCACTTGCTGGCGCGCATCAAGGCCGCGGGCATCGAGCACGTGGTCATGGGGACCTCGTACAAGGCAGAGGTTTTCGAGGAGTACTTCGGCGACGGCTCCGAGATGGGCCTGGAGATTGAGTACGTGGTCGAGGAAGAGGCCCTGGGCACGGGCGGCGCGATCCGCAATGTGGAGTCCCGCTTGCGCTTTGACACGGCGATGATTTTCAACGGCGACGTGCTCTCCGGCGCGGACCTGGGCGGCATACTGCAGACGCACCTGGACAACGAGGCGGACGTGACGCTGCACCTTGTCCGGGTGCCGGATCCCAGCCAGTTTGGTTCGGTGCCCACCTCTGCCGACGGGCGCGTTGAGGCGTTTCTGGAGAAGACGGAAGCGCCGCCGACGGACCAAATCAACGCCGGCTGCTACGTTTTCGAACGCGACGTGATCCGTTCAATTCCGGAAGGTCGCGTCGTCTCCGTTGAGCGCGAGACGTTCCCTGGGCTTCTCAAATCTGGCGCGCGCGTTTTCGGCCACGTGGACACCACGTACTGGCGCGACATGGGTCGCCCGTCCGATTTCGTGCAGGGTTCATCGGACCTCGTCCGCGGCATCGCGCCCTCTCCGCTGTTGGAGGGACGCACGGGCGAGTCGCTTATCGACGATTCCGCCGGCGTCGCCGGCGGTGCCATTCTTGTCGGCGGGACCTCTGTGGGGAGGGGATCCACGATTGGTGCGGGGTGTCGCCTCGACGACTGTGTTGTGTTTGATGGTGTGACGATTGAGCCGGGCGCGATGATCCGCGGCTCCATCATCGCCTCGGGGACGACCATTGGTGCGAATGCTCGCATCCAGGACTGCGTCATCGGTGACGGAGTGAATATCGGTGCCCGTTGTGAGCTCCAGAGCGGTATGCGGGTGTGGCCGGGCGTGGACATCCCGGATTTGGGAGTGCGTTTTTCGCCGGACGCGTAG
- a CDS encoding WhiB family transcriptional regulator, translated as MEDMVSGATLRGAAAGGMTLDELFGTVEQEWQDQALCAQTDPEAFFPEKGGSTREAKRICQACAVRDECLEYALEHDERFGIWGGLSDRERRRLRKQIG; from the coding sequence GTGGAAGACATGGTTTCAGGCGCCACTCTCCGTGGCGCGGCCGCGGGCGGAATGACCCTCGACGAACTGTTCGGCACCGTCGAGCAGGAGTGGCAGGATCAGGCCCTGTGCGCTCAGACTGACCCGGAGGCGTTCTTCCCGGAGAAGGGCGGCTCCACCCGCGAGGCGAAGCGCATCTGCCAGGCGTGCGCCGTCCGCGACGAGTGTCTCGAGTACGCCCTCGAGCACGATGAGCGCTTCGGCATTTGGGGCGGCCTCTCCGACCGTGAGCGCCGCCGCCTGCGCAAGCAGATCGGATAA
- the mtrA gene encoding MtrAB system response regulator MtrA, producing MTPKILVVDDDPAISEMLTIVLDAEGFEAKPVTDGLEAIPAFHSYQPDLILLDLMLPGMSGVDICKEIRKESAVPIVMLTAKTDTVDVVLGLESGADDYITKPFKPRELVARIRARLRQNVEEPSEVLEIGDLTIDVPQHIVTRGDTEINLTPLEFDLLVELARKPHQVHTREELLERVWGYRNASDTRLVNVHVQRLRAKIEHDPENPEIVLTVRGVGYKTGRPGV from the coding sequence ATGACGCCAAAGATCCTCGTCGTGGACGATGACCCCGCCATCTCCGAAATGCTGACCATCGTTCTGGATGCCGAAGGCTTTGAAGCCAAACCTGTAACCGATGGGCTCGAGGCGATCCCCGCCTTCCACAGCTACCAGCCCGACCTGATCTTGCTGGACCTCATGCTCCCCGGCATGAGCGGCGTGGACATCTGCAAAGAAATCCGCAAAGAATCCGCCGTGCCGATCGTGATGCTCACCGCAAAGACCGACACCGTCGATGTGGTGCTGGGGCTGGAATCCGGGGCGGACGATTACATCACCAAACCGTTCAAACCCCGTGAGCTGGTTGCGCGCATCCGCGCTCGCCTGCGCCAAAATGTCGAGGAACCGTCTGAGGTGCTGGAGATCGGGGACCTGACCATCGACGTGCCGCAACACATCGTCACCCGCGGCGACACCGAGATTAACCTCACCCCGCTCGAATTCGACCTGCTGGTGGAATTGGCGCGTAAACCGCACCAGGTGCACACCCGCGAAGAATTGCTGGAGAGAGTGTGGGGCTACCGCAACGCCTCCGACACCCGCCTGGTCAACGTCCATGTGCAGCGCCTGCGCGCCAAGATCGAGCACGACCCGGAGAACCCCGAGATCGTCCTCACCGTGCGCGGCGTGGGTTACAAGACTGGACGGCCGGGGGTGTAA
- the manA gene encoding mannose-6-phosphate isomerase, class I yields MELLTPALQTYPWGSRTLLADLRGEVSPAATPEAELWFGAHPAAPATVGGAGLDDVIADDPVDALGAAVRGEFGDALPFLLKILAADAALSIQAHPTAAQARAGFAAENAAGIPLDSAQRNYKDPNQKPELLVALTPFRALAGLRPVKQTLDFFDHLDCPELTRYSGMLHTDNGEEGLRALFTTWVSLPRTKRVEVIEGVRGCVDKRSFAGVPSWMRDCARCFVQLDHAYPGDVGVLVSLLLNYVELAPGEALFLGAGRLHAYLEGMAVEIMANSDNVLRGGLTTKHVDVPELVRITDFTPLNDPRVAVHINGAACEFDVPVRDFQLTRYELSPGEGFDADASGPAIVLCTGGTAVCGPLELTPGTAAWIPASDADARVESLGTEGADVFYARVTR; encoded by the coding sequence GTGGAGCTGCTCACCCCGGCACTGCAGACGTACCCGTGGGGATCGAGAACCCTGCTAGCGGACCTGCGCGGCGAGGTCTCGCCCGCGGCGACACCGGAGGCGGAACTATGGTTCGGGGCTCACCCGGCGGCACCGGCCACCGTCGGGGGAGCGGGGCTCGACGACGTCATTGCGGACGACCCGGTCGATGCCCTCGGCGCAGCCGTGCGTGGAGAATTCGGCGACGCCCTTCCGTTCCTGCTCAAGATCCTCGCCGCGGATGCGGCACTGTCCATCCAGGCGCACCCCACCGCCGCCCAGGCCCGCGCAGGATTCGCCGCCGAGAACGCCGCGGGCATCCCGCTAGATTCCGCTCAACGCAATTACAAAGATCCGAACCAGAAGCCGGAGCTGCTCGTGGCACTCACCCCGTTCCGGGCATTGGCGGGGCTGCGGCCGGTGAAGCAGACTCTCGACTTCTTCGACCACCTCGACTGCCCGGAACTGACTCGATATTCCGGCATGCTCCACACGGACAACGGGGAGGAGGGGTTGCGCGCCCTGTTCACCACCTGGGTCTCCCTGCCCCGCACCAAGCGGGTGGAGGTGATTGAGGGGGTGCGGGGATGCGTCGATAAGCGGAGCTTTGCTGGCGTTCCCTCCTGGATGCGGGATTGTGCGCGCTGCTTCGTGCAGCTTGACCACGCATACCCGGGCGATGTCGGGGTTTTGGTCTCCCTGCTGCTCAATTACGTTGAACTTGCGCCGGGGGAGGCACTGTTTCTCGGCGCGGGGAGGCTGCACGCGTATCTCGAGGGGATGGCTGTGGAGATCATGGCCAATTCCGACAATGTCTTGCGCGGCGGGCTGACCACGAAACATGTGGACGTGCCCGAGTTGGTGCGAATCACGGACTTCACCCCGCTGAATGATCCGCGTGTGGCTGTTCACATCAATGGTGCGGCATGCGAATTCGACGTCCCTGTGCGGGACTTCCAGCTCACACGCTACGAACTGTCGCCTGGGGAAGGCTTCGACGCGGACGCTTCTGGGCCCGCGATTGTGCTGTGCACCGGTGGTACTGCGGTCTGCGGTCCCCTGGAATTGACGCCGGGAACGGCGGCGTGGATTCCAGCTTCAGATGCGGATGCGCGAGTGGAGTCGCTCGGTACCGAGGGCGCTGACGTGTTTTACGCGCGGGTCACGCGTTAA
- a CDS encoding DUF3499 domain-containing protein: MSTFRRCCRPGCGRPAIATLVYAYSEKTAIVGPLAPSPDPHAWDLCQRHSEHITAPVGWEMVRIDNIELSDEEEITALAQAVSEAGRVTTGLVDTTQDPIEFDTERDFTNPDTSNHPVYRTKRVGEHLAEHKAARRAHLTVVPDPDADDVGSAGASDTVEQD; the protein is encoded by the coding sequence GTGAGTACCTTCCGCCGTTGTTGTCGCCCCGGGTGTGGCCGCCCCGCCATCGCCACACTCGTCTACGCGTACTCCGAGAAAACCGCCATCGTCGGGCCGCTCGCACCGTCGCCGGACCCGCACGCGTGGGACCTGTGCCAGCGGCATTCCGAGCACATCACCGCCCCCGTTGGGTGGGAGATGGTGCGTATCGACAACATCGAGCTGTCCGACGAAGAAGAGATCACCGCCCTGGCCCAAGCCGTCAGTGAAGCCGGGCGGGTCACCACGGGCCTGGTGGACACCACCCAGGACCCCATCGAGTTCGACACCGAGCGCGACTTCACCAACCCGGACACCTCCAACCACCCCGTGTACCGAACGAAGCGGGTCGGGGAGCACCTCGCCGAGCACAAGGCTGCCCGCCGCGCGCACCTGACCGTTGTGCCCGACCCGGACGCGGACGATGTCGGCAGCGCCGGTGCCAGCGACACCGTCGAACAGGACTGA